One window of the Anoplolepis gracilipes chromosome 9, ASM4749672v1, whole genome shotgun sequence genome contains the following:
- the LOC140669338 gene encoding uncharacterized protein isoform X2, producing the protein MNFLARNLQVQCQQQAQLFQRASEIHAAAKETVALAEARFMSHQHEWNFDQAWQDMLNHATMKVMDAENQKAECGREHHRRAMLFHDAEKKLLQLEEKHRRAIIKARPYFEVKTQCDQMLATQKERVEYLQQTVKEVKRNYATSLRTLENISNQIHQQRRDYDIVANGPREPGVGAELISSDICQKYENEFNSFNSKLSPIRYNQIENNEKPHNIKEFCSKENAEHIDKRSVDGSESKFTQWELELQASMEKLNRISIGNSLLVRKRDAQSSSDLQTVDVGANNLLSNEVWQSSNQFPRSTKDSKTFEKNEFVDSRPPHLQRSCSMINSMISSQGSSMFALTNNTSKSLNSSPVNRSTSNFKNRIITEKAGSANILKYVPNKICQFDIRNKKAQSSWSINDYSSNFDIDTSEEQKRNRCSNTNDNNLVSTSHVQSTNLSTMTHSFNIKFLPAEPNLSEGHHSFESDNHSVTFPSISQHLTSSQNDITQLQTQSNSNILQKKTSCSANSSPVKLKNLLISSPKSNSENVGRFDQESIPKQFASKTATIKELPLLSIFRPISGLSAIKGKSCSMIDLDDKQNLKTLLDNSRLGNIQAISVERLANVRQKLVNNYPETKKVDDIEK; encoded by the exons ATGAATTTTCTCGCGCGCAATTTGCAGGTGCAATGTCAACAACAAGCACAACTGTTTCAAAGAGCCAGCGAAATTCACGCAGCTGCGAAAGAAACTGTTGCGCTGGCGGAAGCACGATTCATGTCTCATCAGCATGAGTGGAATTTCGACCAGGCATGGCAGGATATGCTCAATCATGCTACTATGAAG gTAATGGATGCTGAAAATCAAAAAGCTGAATGTGGTCGAGAACATCATAGAAGAGCGATGCTGTTTCATGACGCTGAGAAAAAACTATTGCAATTGGAAGAAAAGCATCGACgtgcaataataaaagcaCGACCGTATTTTGAAGTAAAAACTCAATGCGATCAGATGTTAGCAACGCAAAAGGAAAGAGTGGAATATCTACAGCAAACTGTTAAAGAAGTTAAACGTAATTATGCCACGAGTCTTCGAACGTTGGAGAATATTAGTAATCAAATACATCAGCAACGAAGGGATTATG ATATCGTAGCTAATGGACCACGAGAACCTGGTGTCGGTGCCGAACTAATAAGTTCGGATATATGTCAGAAATATGAGAATGAATTCAACAGTTTTAACAGTAAATTGTCGCCAATCAGATATAATCAAATTGAAAACAATGAAAAACCGCACAATATCAAA GAATTCTGTTCAAAGGAGAACGCAGAACATATTGATAAGAGATCCGTGGATGGCAGCGAGAGCAAGTTCACACAATGGGAATTAGAATTGCAAGCTAGTATGGAGAAATTAAATCGCATATCAATCGGAAATTCTTTGCTCGTCCGAAAACGAGATGCACAAAGTTCTTCCGATCTACAGACTGTTGATGTCGGCGCAAACAATTTGTTATCCAATGAAGTATGGCAGAGTTCAAATCAATTTCCAAGATCGACCAAAGATTCGAAGACTTTcgagaaaaatgaatttgtCGATAGCAGACCTCCGCATTTGCAAAGATCATGCTCGATGATTAATTCGATGATATCATCACAAGGTTCATCGATGTTCGCTTTAACGAACAATACTTCAAAATCGCTAAACAGCAGTCCAGTAAATAGAAGTACATCGAATTTCAAGAATAGGATTATTACTGAGAAAGCAGGAAGtgcaaatatattgaaatacgTGCCAAATAAAATCTGTCAATTTGACATTAGAAACAAGAAAGCACAGAGCAGCTGGAGCATTAACGATTATTCTAGCAACTTTGATATCGATACTAGTGaagaacaaaaaagaaatagatgtAGTAATacgaatgataataatttagtcaGTACAAGTCATGTACAATCTACGAATTTATCTACCATGACACATTCTTTCAATATCAAGTTCCTGCCTGCAGAGCCTAATTTATCAGAAGGACATCATTCTTTCGAATCAGATAATCATTCTGTAACGTTTCCCAGCATTAGCCAGCACCTTACGAGCTCTCAAAACGATATCACACAGTTACAAACACAAtctaattctaatattttacaaaagaagaCATCGTGCAGTGCCAATTCCAGTccggtaaaattaaaaaatctattaatatcATCCCCCAAATCCAATAGCGAGAATGTGGGACGGTTCGATCAAGAATCTATTCCTAAACAATTTGCTAGTAAAACTGCAACTATCAAAGAGTTACCGTTACTATCGATTTTTAGGCCAATATCCGGGTTGTCGGCGATCAAAGGCAAAAGTTGCAGCATGATCGATTTAGatgataaacaaaatttaaaaacgttGCTTGATAACTCTCGTTTAGGCAATATACAAGCGATCAGTGTGGAAAGATTAGCGAACGTGAGACAAAagttagtaaataattatccaGAAACGAAGAAAGTGGACGATATTGAGAAATAA
- the LOC140669339 gene encoding uncharacterized protein isoform X2, giving the protein MQKRKELSSEITEDEAEDVEREINEEKEDSADVQRINANSEKKEENEEEDDAQIGECAICHIIINDINFSGSVADSEQNPYESYLLCQHCVRKFSIRSGIEDFQSRRSHTSFSQNKDHNDHISSRKKYNRPFMMYLQPSSSHSALKLRRNRWSCNFNRTMLEPTDDESDAISYAVVDDRGNPQREEQTKSHEKQCQQQHDYRNLTTTRKNVAVDHCTSEIKMKSSSLSSSVEYSRRPIRCPRLDCSMNVAFSALTHHFLFDHPEVPILSVEPGAESTLIVSYGALSCNSSRCLALLLVSGKLSDSTARLFGGNQINPKYRNRLPLPVLAARLHSNHNYTCCEEVHAGGEGQCEKDMIIAWVAGLDVGDTVDRLRCSIQAVDNIENRGFRSLTYTGPVTSLRAAQRPLDVFLAGDCIVLHEGLISHITFGCTSLNVNVIVH; this is encoded by the exons atgcaaaaaagaaaagaactcTCTAGTGAAATTACAGAAGACGAGGCGGAAGATGTCGAACGGGAAATTAATGAAGAGAAGGAAGATAGCGCAGATGTACAaagaataaatgcaaatagcgaaaagaaagaagaaaacgaAGAAGAAGACGATGCACAGATCGGGGAATGCGCAATTTGTCACATTATCATCAACGACATAAACTTTAGCGGAAGTGTCGCCGATTCCGAGCAAAATCCGTACGAAAGCTATTTGTTGTGTCAACATTGCGtacgaaaattttcaatccGATCAG GCATAGAAGACTTTCAGTCCCGAAGATCGCATACAAGTTTCTCACAAAATAAAGACCACAATGACCACATATCCtcaagaaaaaagtataataggCCGTTCATGATGTACCTGCAACCATCGTCGTCTCATTCTGCATTAAAATTGCGTCGCAATCGATGGTCCTGTAACTTCAACAGAACAATGCTCGAACCGACAGATGATGAATCAGATGCGATCTCCTACGCGGTCGTTGACGATCGAGGCAATCCGCAGCGGGAGGAGCAAACGAAGAGTCACGAAAAGCAGTGTCAACAGCAACATGACTATCGCAACCTGACAACGACGAGAAAAAACGTCGCAGTGGATCACTGTACCTCCgagattaaaatgaaaagttCATCTTTGTCCTCTTCCGTTGAATATTCTCGTAGACCCATACGCTGTCCTCGTCTTGACTGCTCGATGAATGTTGCCTTCTCAGCACTTACCCACCATTTCCTCTTTGATCATCCAGAAGTGCCTATCCTCAGCGTCGAACCCGGCGCCGAAAGTACACTCATCGTCAGTTATGGAGCTCTCTCCTGCAATTCCAGTCGATGTCTAGCTCTCTTACTGGTGTCCGGCAAACTCTC AGATTCTACAGCGAGACTGTTCGGTGGCAATCAGATAAACCCTAAGTATCGCAATCGGCTACCTTTACCAGTACTGGCTGCGCGTTTGCACAGCAATCACAATTATACGTGTTGCGAGGAGGTGCACGCCGGCGGAGAGGGTCAGTGCGAGAAGGATATGATAATTGCCTGGGTTGCAGGACTGGACGTCGGCGATACGGTTGACAGACTTCGATGTAGTATCCAG GCTGTGGATAACATTGAAAATCGTGGATTCCGCTCGCTCACCTATACAGGTCCCGTAACTTCCTTAAGAGCCGCCCAACGTCCACTTGATGTCTTTTTGGCCGGCGACTGTATAGTTCTTCATGAAGGACTGATCAGCCATATCACTTTTGGCTGTACTAGTCTTAATGTAAATGTTATTGTACACTAA
- the LOC140669339 gene encoding uncharacterized protein isoform X1 yields the protein MFREQTDNERVDYKGKADGHAINNHHKELNYSHSGWKCSDNDNRMQKRKELSSEITEDEAEDVEREINEEKEDSADVQRINANSEKKEENEEEDDAQIGECAICHIIINDINFSGSVADSEQNPYESYLLCQHCVRKFSIRSGIEDFQSRRSHTSFSQNKDHNDHISSRKKYNRPFMMYLQPSSSHSALKLRRNRWSCNFNRTMLEPTDDESDAISYAVVDDRGNPQREEQTKSHEKQCQQQHDYRNLTTTRKNVAVDHCTSEIKMKSSSLSSSVEYSRRPIRCPRLDCSMNVAFSALTHHFLFDHPEVPILSVEPGAESTLIVSYGALSCNSSRCLALLLVSGKLSDSTARLFGGNQINPKYRNRLPLPVLAARLHSNHNYTCCEEVHAGGEGQCEKDMIIAWVAGLDVGDTVDRLRCSIQAVDNIENRGFRSLTYTGPVTSLRAAQRPLDVFLAGDCIVLHEGLISHITFGCTSLNVNVIVH from the exons ATGTTTCGCGAACAAACGGATAACGAGAGGGTCGATTATAAAGGGAAAGCCGACGGTCATGCGATAAATAATCATCACAAG GAATTGAATTATTCTCATTCTGGGTGGAAATGTTCGGATAATGATAACAGGatgcaaaaaagaaaagaactcTCTAGTGAAATTACAGAAGACGAGGCGGAAGATGTCGAACGGGAAATTAATGAAGAGAAGGAAGATAGCGCAGATGTACAaagaataaatgcaaatagcgaaaagaaagaagaaaacgaAGAAGAAGACGATGCACAGATCGGGGAATGCGCAATTTGTCACATTATCATCAACGACATAAACTTTAGCGGAAGTGTCGCCGATTCCGAGCAAAATCCGTACGAAAGCTATTTGTTGTGTCAACATTGCGtacgaaaattttcaatccGATCAG GCATAGAAGACTTTCAGTCCCGAAGATCGCATACAAGTTTCTCACAAAATAAAGACCACAATGACCACATATCCtcaagaaaaaagtataataggCCGTTCATGATGTACCTGCAACCATCGTCGTCTCATTCTGCATTAAAATTGCGTCGCAATCGATGGTCCTGTAACTTCAACAGAACAATGCTCGAACCGACAGATGATGAATCAGATGCGATCTCCTACGCGGTCGTTGACGATCGAGGCAATCCGCAGCGGGAGGAGCAAACGAAGAGTCACGAAAAGCAGTGTCAACAGCAACATGACTATCGCAACCTGACAACGACGAGAAAAAACGTCGCAGTGGATCACTGTACCTCCgagattaaaatgaaaagttCATCTTTGTCCTCTTCCGTTGAATATTCTCGTAGACCCATACGCTGTCCTCGTCTTGACTGCTCGATGAATGTTGCCTTCTCAGCACTTACCCACCATTTCCTCTTTGATCATCCAGAAGTGCCTATCCTCAGCGTCGAACCCGGCGCCGAAAGTACACTCATCGTCAGTTATGGAGCTCTCTCCTGCAATTCCAGTCGATGTCTAGCTCTCTTACTGGTGTCCGGCAAACTCTC AGATTCTACAGCGAGACTGTTCGGTGGCAATCAGATAAACCCTAAGTATCGCAATCGGCTACCTTTACCAGTACTGGCTGCGCGTTTGCACAGCAATCACAATTATACGTGTTGCGAGGAGGTGCACGCCGGCGGAGAGGGTCAGTGCGAGAAGGATATGATAATTGCCTGGGTTGCAGGACTGGACGTCGGCGATACGGTTGACAGACTTCGATGTAGTATCCAG GCTGTGGATAACATTGAAAATCGTGGATTCCGCTCGCTCACCTATACAGGTCCCGTAACTTCCTTAAGAGCCGCCCAACGTCCACTTGATGTCTTTTTGGCCGGCGACTGTATAGTTCTTCATGAAGGACTGATCAGCCATATCACTTTTGGCTGTACTAGTCTTAATGTAAATGTTATTGTACACTAA
- the LOC140669340 gene encoding SH3 domain-containing protein Dlish-like, whose amino-acid sequence MAFLCPVRIRRGKKKKPGAHNFNLEKDCGTGGTGLGLSTRVSLPPGRITGSASIETLVRVGIEKENGLSPDSKMVIVHDFTPCVDDELQVKRGQVVNVLYRENDWVYVIAADTRMEGFVPHSYCAPYTSQLAELTLANNVKKKLPRSSENDCDLLSTGRLQETQQTDTGSASDCESYTRNNITTADLNANRSNITQSQNSIQTISSQPDVHPFFKDPSAGRYIVLYTFVARDENDVSVERGEFVTVLNRDDPDWFWVLRHCDGNEGFVPSGFVYPGHVLHSYTTATTTATTATTNTASTETHSPGKGMISNITGGGESLQQKGARDFRDETTGTELVVLYDYKAQAPDDLSVKRADWIYADLGNQTVDGWLWAYAPKTRKYGFIPKAYARPPAMTSL is encoded by the exons CTGGagcacataattttaatttggagAAAGACTGTGGAACAGGAGGTACAGGACTTGGTTTGAGTACTAGAGTATCATTGCCCCCTGGAAGGATAACTGGTAGCGCGAGTATTGAGACCCTTGTAAGAGTTGGCATTGAAAAGGAAAATGGACTTTCTCCAGACAGCAAAATGGTCATTGTACATGATTTTACTCCCTGCGTCGATGATGAACTTCAAGTTAAAAGGGGACAG GTAGTGAATGTGCTTTACAGGGAAAATGATTGGGTGTACGTAATAGCGGCCGATACGCGTATGGAAGGCTTTGTACCACACTCGTATTGTGCACCGTATACGTCGCAGCTAGCGGAATTGACACTAGCCAATAACGTGAAAAAGAAACTGCCGCGATCCAGCGAGAACGATTGTGATCTTCTTAGCACGGGCCGTTTGCAAGAGACGCAACAGACCGATACAGGGTCGGCATCAGATTGCGAAAGTTACACGCGAAATAATATTACCACCGCGGATCTCAACGCCAATCGCTCCAACATCACGCAATCTCAGAATTCCATACAGACTATATCATCTCAGCCAGATGTACATCCCTTCTTTAAG GATCCATCAGCAGGAAGATACATTGTTCTTTACACATTCGTGGCGCGGGATGAAAATGACGTTAGTGTTGAAAGAGGCGAATTTGTGACAGTACTAAATCGCGATGATCCGGATTGGTTTTGGGTGCTTCGACATTGCGACGGTAACGAGGGTTTTGTGCCGTCTGGTTTTGTCTATCCGGGTCATGTTCTCCATTCTTATACCACTGCCACTACAACTGCCACTACCGCCACCACGAATACAGCGTCTACGGAGACTCATAGTCCAG gTAAAGGTATGATAAGTAATATTACGGGAGGTGGTGAATCGTTACAACAAAAAGGAGCGCGAGATTTTCGGGACGAAACAACCGGCACGGAATTAGTGGTGCTTTACGATTATAAGGCGCAGGCGCCGGATGACTTATCGGTGAAACGAGCGGATTGGATATACGCGGATTTGGGAAATCAAACGGTAGACGGCTGGCTTTGGGCTTATGCGCCGAAGACTCGCAAATACGGTTTCATTCCTAAGGCGTATGCACGACCTCCTGCTATGACTAGCTTATGA
- the LOC140669338 gene encoding uncharacterized protein isoform X1 has protein sequence MDIAENDVGALDPRIQIELENLNNATDDINKLETELDEAHTAFRQLLSDTTRRLKEITDKLGTSCIEKARCYYEALEMARQAQVQCQQQAQLFQRASEIHAAAKETVALAEARFMSHQHEWNFDQAWQDMLNHATMKVMDAENQKAECGREHHRRAMLFHDAEKKLLQLEEKHRRAIIKARPYFEVKTQCDQMLATQKERVEYLQQTVKEVKRNYATSLRTLENISNQIHQQRRDYDIVANGPREPGVGAELISSDICQKYENEFNSFNSKLSPIRYNQIENNEKPHNIKEFCSKENAEHIDKRSVDGSESKFTQWELELQASMEKLNRISIGNSLLVRKRDAQSSSDLQTVDVGANNLLSNEVWQSSNQFPRSTKDSKTFEKNEFVDSRPPHLQRSCSMINSMISSQGSSMFALTNNTSKSLNSSPVNRSTSNFKNRIITEKAGSANILKYVPNKICQFDIRNKKAQSSWSINDYSSNFDIDTSEEQKRNRCSNTNDNNLVSTSHVQSTNLSTMTHSFNIKFLPAEPNLSEGHHSFESDNHSVTFPSISQHLTSSQNDITQLQTQSNSNILQKKTSCSANSSPVKLKNLLISSPKSNSENVGRFDQESIPKQFASKTATIKELPLLSIFRPISGLSAIKGKSCSMIDLDDKQNLKTLLDNSRLGNIQAISVERLANVRQKLVNNYPETKKVDDIEK, from the exons ATGGACATTGCGGAGAACGACGTGGGCGCGTTAGACCCGCGTATACag attgaGTTGGAAAACTTGAACAATGCAAcagatgatataaataaattggagACTGAATTGGAt gAAGCTCACACTGCTTTTAGACAGCTTCTTTCTGATACAACAAGGAGGCTAAAAGAAATTACTGATAAACTTGGTACTAGCTGCATTGAAAAGGCAAGATGTTATTACGAAGCACTGGAGATGGCTCGTCAAGCTCAG GTGCAATGTCAACAACAAGCACAACTGTTTCAAAGAGCCAGCGAAATTCACGCAGCTGCGAAAGAAACTGTTGCGCTGGCGGAAGCACGATTCATGTCTCATCAGCATGAGTGGAATTTCGACCAGGCATGGCAGGATATGCTCAATCATGCTACTATGAAG gTAATGGATGCTGAAAATCAAAAAGCTGAATGTGGTCGAGAACATCATAGAAGAGCGATGCTGTTTCATGACGCTGAGAAAAAACTATTGCAATTGGAAGAAAAGCATCGACgtgcaataataaaagcaCGACCGTATTTTGAAGTAAAAACTCAATGCGATCAGATGTTAGCAACGCAAAAGGAAAGAGTGGAATATCTACAGCAAACTGTTAAAGAAGTTAAACGTAATTATGCCACGAGTCTTCGAACGTTGGAGAATATTAGTAATCAAATACATCAGCAACGAAGGGATTATG ATATCGTAGCTAATGGACCACGAGAACCTGGTGTCGGTGCCGAACTAATAAGTTCGGATATATGTCAGAAATATGAGAATGAATTCAACAGTTTTAACAGTAAATTGTCGCCAATCAGATATAATCAAATTGAAAACAATGAAAAACCGCACAATATCAAA GAATTCTGTTCAAAGGAGAACGCAGAACATATTGATAAGAGATCCGTGGATGGCAGCGAGAGCAAGTTCACACAATGGGAATTAGAATTGCAAGCTAGTATGGAGAAATTAAATCGCATATCAATCGGAAATTCTTTGCTCGTCCGAAAACGAGATGCACAAAGTTCTTCCGATCTACAGACTGTTGATGTCGGCGCAAACAATTTGTTATCCAATGAAGTATGGCAGAGTTCAAATCAATTTCCAAGATCGACCAAAGATTCGAAGACTTTcgagaaaaatgaatttgtCGATAGCAGACCTCCGCATTTGCAAAGATCATGCTCGATGATTAATTCGATGATATCATCACAAGGTTCATCGATGTTCGCTTTAACGAACAATACTTCAAAATCGCTAAACAGCAGTCCAGTAAATAGAAGTACATCGAATTTCAAGAATAGGATTATTACTGAGAAAGCAGGAAGtgcaaatatattgaaatacgTGCCAAATAAAATCTGTCAATTTGACATTAGAAACAAGAAAGCACAGAGCAGCTGGAGCATTAACGATTATTCTAGCAACTTTGATATCGATACTAGTGaagaacaaaaaagaaatagatgtAGTAATacgaatgataataatttagtcaGTACAAGTCATGTACAATCTACGAATTTATCTACCATGACACATTCTTTCAATATCAAGTTCCTGCCTGCAGAGCCTAATTTATCAGAAGGACATCATTCTTTCGAATCAGATAATCATTCTGTAACGTTTCCCAGCATTAGCCAGCACCTTACGAGCTCTCAAAACGATATCACACAGTTACAAACACAAtctaattctaatattttacaaaagaagaCATCGTGCAGTGCCAATTCCAGTccggtaaaattaaaaaatctattaatatcATCCCCCAAATCCAATAGCGAGAATGTGGGACGGTTCGATCAAGAATCTATTCCTAAACAATTTGCTAGTAAAACTGCAACTATCAAAGAGTTACCGTTACTATCGATTTTTAGGCCAATATCCGGGTTGTCGGCGATCAAAGGCAAAAGTTGCAGCATGATCGATTTAGatgataaacaaaatttaaaaacgttGCTTGATAACTCTCGTTTAGGCAATATACAAGCGATCAGTGTGGAAAGATTAGCGAACGTGAGACAAAagttagtaaataattatccaGAAACGAAGAAAGTGGACGATATTGAGAAATAA